A genomic window from Passer domesticus isolate bPasDom1 chromosome Z, bPasDom1.hap1, whole genome shotgun sequence includes:
- the SMN1 gene encoding survival motor neuron protein isoform X1, producing the protein MALNGVWPPQSDDSDIWDDTALIKAYDKAVASFKNALKNGECSEPSDKQEQRVMIKRKNHKKNRNRNKSNTAPLKQWKVGDSCSAVWSEDGNLYLATIASINQKRGTCVVTYTGYGNQEEQNLSDLLPPASDETVNGMGHSGENENETPYSTDESEKSSQSPRNKSNCTKARFSPQNLRFPTPPPPPPPVPGLGRSGSKFKAPPSFLSCWPPPFPAGPPLIPPPPPMRPDSAEDDEALGSMLIAWYMSGYHTGYYLVCAAVVLKCFGSFALLLMLLFAARSHAGRVAF; encoded by the exons ATCTGGGACGACACGGCCCTCATCAAGGCGTACGACAAGGCGGTGGCCTCCTTCAAG AATGCCTTGAAAAATGGGGAGTGCTCGGAGCCTTCAGACAAGCAGGAGCAGCGCGTGATGATAAAGAGGAAAAACCataaaaagaacagaaatagaAACAAGAGCAATACAGCGCCTTTGAAACAG TGGAAAGTTGGTGacagctgcagtgctgtttgGTCTGAGGATGGTAATTTGTATCTAGCAACTATTGCCTCCATCAACCAGAAGAGAGGCACCTGTGTTGTCACTTACACAGGATATGGAAATCAGGAGGAGCAGAACTTGTCTGATTTACTTCCTCCAGCCAGCGATGAAACAGTAAATGGGATGGGGCATTCTGGGGAG AATGAAAATGAGACTCCATATTCAACAGATGAAAGTGAAAAATCTTCCCAGTCACCTCGAAATAAAAGCAACTGCAcaaaagcaagattttctcctcAAAACTTGAGATTTCccacaccaccaccaccaccaccaccagtcCCAGGCCTAGGAAGG tCTGGATCAAAATTCAAGGCACCTCCATCATTTTTATCTTGCTGGCCCCCACCCTTCCCAGCAGGACCACCA TTGATTCCTCCTCCACCACCTATGAGGCCAGACTCTGCTGAGGACGACGAAGCATTGGGGAGCATGTTGATAGCCTGGTACATGAGTGGCTACCACACTGGATATTACCTGGTATGTGCTGCTGTGGTTTTGAAGTGTTTTGGTAGTTTTGCACTGCTACTGATGCTCCTGTTTGCAGCAAGAAGCCATGCAGGGAGGGTTGCTTTTTAG